TGTGAACGCTGGGGCGGATAGCGAAGACCTCCGGGACGATGTGAGTTACCAAGCACACGTCATCACCGGAGGTCTTCGTGACTCACGCTAATGCCCCGTTCGCTCCCGTGGGCAGGGTTCGGCTTGCTCGGTTGATCGTTGAGGACGGGTGGCCGGTCCGGCGTGCGGCGGAGAGGTTCCAGTGCTCGCCGGCGACGGCGTCGAGATGGGCTCGCCGGTATCGGGCCGGGTTGCCGATGACGGACCGCTCATCCCGCCCGCACCGGCAACCGACCCGCACGAGTCGGCGTCGGGAGCGGCGGATCATCGCGCTGAGATTCACTCGCCGGTGGGGCCCGCACCGCATCAGCTATCACCTCCGCGTTCCGCGTTCGACGGTCGAGCGGGTGCTGAACCGGTATCGGATGCCGTTGCTCGAGCACGTCGATCTGAGCACCGGGCTCCCTGCCCGGCGGTCTCCTGCCCGACGCTACGAGCACTCCTCGCCGGGAGATCTGGTCCACGTCGACATCAAGAAGCTCGGCCGTATCCCGGACGGCGGCGGGCACCGAGTCCTCGGCCGACAGGCCGGCCGGAGGAACACTCCCCGGACCGGGCGGGGATACGCGTTCCTGCACCACGCCGTGGATGACCACTCCCGACTCGCGTACTCCGAGATCCTCACCGACGAGCGCAAGGAGACCGCCGCCGCGTTCTGGGCCCGCGCGAACGCGTTC
This window of the Clavibacter sepedonicus genome carries:
- a CDS encoding IS481 family transposase — encoded protein: MTHANAPFAPVGRVRLARLIVEDGWPVRRAAERFQCSPATASRWARRYRAGLPMTDRSSRPHRQPTRTSRRRERRIIALRFTRRWGPHRISYHLRVPRSTVERVLNRYRMPLLEHVDLSTGLPARRSPARRYEHSSPGDLVHVDIKKLGRIPDGGGHRVLGRQAGRRNTPRTGRGYAFLHHAVDDHSRLAYSEILTDERKETAAAFWARANAFFTTAGITVIRVLTDNGSCYRSHAFTEALGSITHKRTRPYRPQTNGKVERFNRTLATEWAYAHPYRTDEARAATYPAWLHHYNHHRPHTGIGGLTPAERVHNLTGNYS